A region from the Rhodothermales bacterium genome encodes:
- a CDS encoding rhomboid family intramembrane serine protease, whose translation MLFPIGDDDRSLSGPAFVTGALLLANVGVFVLQLLDPELIYAYSTVPFEITTGQDLVNSAPVDLSPSDLSQIPQRPGPVPVHLTLLSSMFMHGGFAHLFGNLLYLWIFGDNVEHRFGHGIFLAFYLVSGLVASAAQIALDPGSVIPSLGASGAISGVLGAYLVLFPRNRVHAVFLFTVVSVPAIVAIGLWIVFQFVNGAGAIAAAEQTGGVAYGAHIGGFFAGVLMAFVLRRTVRELPNRLTHAIGADARTRPLW comes from the coding sequence ATGCTGTTCCCCATAGGCGACGACGACCGCTCGCTCTCCGGCCCCGCCTTCGTCACGGGGGCGCTGCTGCTGGCGAACGTCGGCGTGTTCGTGCTCCAACTTCTGGATCCGGAGCTGATCTACGCCTACAGCACGGTCCCCTTCGAGATCACGACGGGGCAGGACCTCGTCAACAGCGCGCCGGTCGATCTCAGTCCGTCCGATCTCAGCCAGATCCCGCAGCGGCCCGGCCCCGTGCCGGTGCACCTCACGCTGCTGTCGAGCATGTTCATGCACGGCGGCTTCGCGCACCTCTTCGGCAACCTGCTCTACCTCTGGATCTTCGGGGACAACGTCGAGCACCGCTTCGGGCACGGCATCTTCTTGGCGTTCTACCTCGTGAGCGGGCTCGTCGCGAGCGCGGCGCAGATCGCGCTAGACCCGGGCTCGGTCATTCCGAGCCTCGGTGCGAGCGGGGCGATCTCGGGCGTGCTCGGCGCGTACCTCGTGCTGTTCCCGCGCAACCGAGTCCACGCCGTGTTCCTGTTCACCGTCGTTTCGGTCCCTGCGATCGTGGCGATCGGGCTGTGGATCGTGTTCCAGTTCGTCAACGGAGCCGGCGCGATCGCGGCGGCGGAGCAGACGGGCGGCGTCGCGTACGGCGCGCACATCGGCGGATTTTTCGCGGGCGTGCTCATGGCGTTCGTGCTGCGGCGGACCGTCCGCGAGCTCCCCAACCGCCTCACCCACGCCATCGGTGCCGACGCTCGAACTCGGCCGCTCTGGTGA
- a CDS encoding ATP-dependent Clp protease ATP-binding subunit has translation MEGNFSNRVRDVISYSREEAIRLGHDYIGTEHLLLGVIREGEGIAVKILRNLGADLLKLKKAIEDTVRSTGGTLTVGNIPLTKQAEKVLKITYLEAKLYKSDVIGTEHLLLSLLRDDENIAAQILQQGFSITYDAVRAELDSIISGKSSSRSGGSSSRGSSAGSGRERSKMEKSKTPVLDNFGRDLTKLAEEDKLDPIVGRAREIERVAQVLSRRKKNNPVLIGEPGVGKTAIAEGLALRITQRKVSRVLYDKRIVTLDLAALVAGTKYRGQFEERMKAVMNELEKSPDVILFIDELHTLVGAGGASGSLDASNMFKPALARGEIQCIGATTLDEYRQYIEKDGALDRRFQKILVEPATPDEALEILKNIKDRYEDHHNVHFDEESLVLAVKLAERYITDRHLPDKAIDVMDEAGARVHLSNIKVPKEIVTLEEQIEEVKEEKNQVVKSQKFEEAARLRDKEKKLQEELENAKEEWERQAETEIHDVTDVDIAQVVAMMTGIPVDKISSPEGQKLMKMGEALMGTVVGQDEAIEKLARAIRRTRAGLKDPKRPIGSFIFLGPTGVGKTELAKRLTEFLFDSQDALIRIDMSEYMEKFSVSRLVGAPPGYVGYEEGGQLTEKVRRKPYSVVLLDEIEKAHPDVFNILLQVLDDGILTDGLGRRVDFRNTIIIMTSNIGARDIKNLGKGIGFSQTSDTFDYAKMKSMVEDALKRVFNPEFLNRIDDVIVFHPLEKKHIFEIIDIMQKDLFKRVEDLGIHIEMDKTAKEFLVEKGYDPQFGARPLRRAIQKYVEDPMAESILSDDLGEGDTISVSHKADTEEMAFKTKKGKKKTKAKKSDAPSEPEEEETTSEEQE, from the coding sequence ATGGAAGGTAACTTTTCGAACCGCGTCCGCGACGTGATCTCCTACAGCCGAGAGGAAGCCATCCGGCTAGGGCACGATTACATCGGGACCGAGCACCTCCTGCTCGGCGTCATCCGCGAAGGCGAGGGGATTGCGGTAAAGATCCTCCGCAACCTCGGGGCCGACCTCCTCAAGCTCAAGAAAGCCATCGAGGACACCGTCCGCTCGACGGGCGGGACCCTCACTGTCGGCAACATCCCGCTGACGAAGCAAGCCGAGAAGGTGCTCAAGATCACCTACCTCGAAGCCAAGCTGTACAAGAGTGACGTGATCGGGACGGAGCACCTCCTGCTCTCGCTGCTGCGCGACGACGAGAACATCGCCGCGCAGATTCTCCAGCAGGGGTTCTCGATTACGTACGACGCCGTCCGCGCCGAACTCGATTCGATTATCTCCGGCAAAAGCTCGTCCCGCTCGGGTGGCTCCTCGAGCCGCGGGTCCTCCGCCGGATCAGGCAGAGAGCGAAGCAAAATGGAAAAGAGCAAGACACCCGTCCTCGACAACTTCGGCCGCGACCTCACCAAGCTCGCCGAAGAAGACAAGCTCGACCCCATCGTCGGGCGCGCCCGCGAGATCGAGCGCGTGGCTCAGGTCCTGAGCCGCCGTAAGAAGAACAACCCCGTGCTCATCGGCGAGCCCGGCGTGGGCAAGACCGCGATCGCCGAGGGCCTCGCCCTCCGCATCACGCAGCGGAAGGTCAGCCGCGTGCTCTACGACAAGCGCATCGTCACGCTCGACCTCGCCGCCCTCGTCGCGGGCACGAAGTACCGCGGGCAGTTCGAGGAGCGGATGAAGGCCGTGATGAACGAGCTCGAGAAGAGCCCCGACGTCATCCTCTTCATCGACGAGCTCCACACGCTCGTCGGTGCCGGCGGTGCTTCGGGCTCGCTCGACGCGTCGAACATGTTCAAGCCTGCCCTCGCGCGCGGCGAGATCCAGTGCATCGGCGCGACGACGCTCGACGAGTACCGCCAGTACATCGAGAAGGACGGTGCGCTCGACCGTCGCTTCCAGAAGATCCTCGTCGAGCCCGCCACGCCGGACGAAGCCCTCGAGATCCTCAAGAACATCAAGGATCGCTACGAGGACCACCACAACGTGCACTTCGACGAGGAGAGCCTCGTGCTCGCCGTGAAGCTCGCCGAGCGCTACATCACCGACCGACACCTCCCCGACAAAGCCATCGACGTGATGGACGAAGCGGGCGCGCGCGTCCACCTCTCCAACATCAAGGTTCCGAAGGAGATCGTGACGCTCGAAGAGCAGATTGAGGAGGTCAAGGAGGAGAAGAACCAGGTCGTCAAGAGCCAGAAGTTCGAGGAGGCCGCCCGCCTCCGCGACAAGGAGAAGAAGCTCCAGGAAGAGCTCGAGAACGCGAAAGAAGAGTGGGAGCGCCAGGCCGAGACCGAGATCCACGACGTGACGGACGTCGACATCGCGCAGGTCGTGGCGATGATGACCGGCATCCCCGTTGACAAGATCTCGTCGCCGGAGGGCCAGAAGCTCATGAAGATGGGCGAGGCGCTGATGGGCACGGTCGTCGGGCAGGACGAGGCGATCGAGAAGCTCGCCCGCGCCATCCGCCGGACGCGCGCCGGGCTCAAAGATCCCAAGCGGCCGATCGGCTCGTTCATTTTCCTCGGCCCGACGGGCGTCGGCAAGACCGAGCTCGCTAAGCGGCTGACCGAGTTCCTCTTCGACAGCCAGGACGCGCTCATCCGCATCGACATGTCGGAGTACATGGAGAAGTTCTCCGTGTCGCGCCTCGTCGGCGCGCCTCCCGGCTACGTCGGCTACGAGGAGGGCGGCCAGCTCACCGAGAAGGTCCGCCGCAAGCCGTACTCCGTCGTCCTCCTCGACGAGATCGAGAAGGCGCACCCCGACGTGTTCAACATCCTGCTCCAGGTGCTCGACGACGGGATCCTCACCGACGGCCTCGGCCGCCGCGTGGACTTCCGCAACACGATCATCATCATGACCTCGAACATCGGGGCGCGGGACATCAAGAACCTCGGCAAGGGCATCGGCTTCAGCCAGACGAGCGACACGTTCGACTACGCGAAGATGAAGTCGATGGTGGAGGACGCCCTCAAGCGCGTCTTCAACCCCGAGTTCCTCAACCGGATCGACGACGTGATCGTCTTCCACCCGCTCGAGAAGAAGCACATCTTCGAGATCATCGACATCATGCAGAAGGACCTCTTCAAGCGTGTCGAAGACCTCGGGATCCACATCGAGATGGACAAGACGGCGAAGGAGTTCCTCGTCGAGAAGGGGTACGACCCGCAGTTTGGGGCGCGTCCGCTTCGCCGCGCGATCCAGAAGTACGTCGAGGACCCGATGGCCGAGTCGATTCTCTCCGACGACCTCGGCGAAGGCGACACCATCTCGGTCTCGCACAAAGCCGACACCGAAGAGATGGCCTTTAAGACCAAGAAGGGCAAGAAGAAGACGAAGGCGAAGAAGTCCGACGCCCCGTCCGAGCCCGAGGAGGAGGAGACGACCTCCGAAGAGCAGGAGTAA
- a CDS encoding glycosyltransferase family 39 protein, whose amino-acid sequence MKALRGAALIAAPTFFLLLFVVVAALRMPYPYELEWMEGGALGHVGRVLAGSPLYVSPSLDFVPFIYTPLYFWVAAGASALLGEGFFPLRLVSVLSTLGCCALLFLLARREAASWRAGLLAAGLYAATFEASGVWMDLARVDALFMLCLLGGIYVARWSRGVVGLATAGGLLGLAFLTKQPGLIVALPVVAWTVFAQRGAARLAAPLAFALVAGGGALALHVVSGGWFTYYVFTLPGHHALIPSAVLSFWSSGLLRPLGWAVLATGVFLVGARREQALFYALVLVGLIGASFVSRIHTGSYLNALMPAYAGLALGFALGVDAMQRWAEQQGHRATAVLMVAVLVQFGALLYNPMRLVPTAEDRAAGDRLVEILRDVPGEVLVLSHPYLAERVGKPPHAQEMALFDVWRGAPGDRDRIEALIQRAIRDRRYGAIVLDEPWWGTPDDFDAHYRLAGPVFDRPRVFLPTTGYPSRPEYLYLRRD is encoded by the coding sequence GTGAAAGCCCTCCGTGGTGCAGCGCTGATCGCAGCGCCGACCTTTTTCCTCCTCCTGTTCGTCGTGGTCGCGGCTCTCCGGATGCCGTATCCGTACGAGCTGGAGTGGATGGAAGGGGGCGCGCTCGGTCATGTCGGCCGCGTGCTGGCGGGCTCCCCGCTCTACGTCTCGCCGTCGCTCGACTTCGTCCCGTTCATCTACACCCCGCTCTATTTCTGGGTGGCGGCCGGAGCGTCCGCGCTGCTCGGCGAGGGGTTCTTCCCGCTGCGCCTCGTCTCGGTGCTCAGCACGCTGGGGTGCTGCGCGCTCCTGTTCCTCCTTGCTCGGCGCGAGGCCGCCTCGTGGCGGGCGGGGTTGCTGGCGGCCGGGCTCTACGCTGCCACCTTCGAGGCGTCCGGGGTGTGGATGGACCTGGCGCGGGTGGATGCGCTGTTCATGCTCTGCCTGCTCGGGGGCATCTACGTGGCACGGTGGAGCCGGGGCGTGGTCGGCTTGGCGACGGCTGGCGGGCTCCTCGGCCTCGCGTTTCTGACGAAGCAGCCGGGGCTGATCGTCGCGTTGCCGGTGGTGGCCTGGACGGTGTTCGCGCAGCGTGGGGCCGCGCGTCTCGCGGCCCCGCTCGCATTCGCGCTGGTAGCGGGCGGAGGAGCGCTCGCGCTGCACGTCGTATCGGGCGGGTGGTTCACGTATTACGTGTTCACGCTGCCGGGTCACCACGCTCTTATTCCGTCGGCCGTCCTCTCGTTCTGGAGCAGCGGACTGCTGCGGCCCCTCGGCTGGGCGGTGCTCGCGACGGGCGTCTTCCTCGTCGGCGCGCGGCGCGAGCAGGCGCTCTTCTACGCGCTCGTCCTCGTCGGACTCATCGGCGCGAGCTTCGTCTCGCGGATTCACACGGGCTCGTACCTCAACGCGCTGATGCCTGCGTACGCCGGGCTGGCCCTCGGCTTCGCCCTCGGTGTTGACGCGATGCAACGGTGGGCAGAGCAGCAGGGACACCGGGCGACGGCCGTGTTGATGGTCGCCGTGCTCGTGCAGTTCGGAGCGCTCCTCTACAACCCGATGCGGCTCGTCCCTACGGCCGAGGACCGGGCAGCGGGGGACCGGCTCGTAGAGATTTTGCGGGACGTGCCGGGCGAGGTCCTCGTCCTCTCGCATCCCTACCTCGCCGAGCGCGTCGGGAAACCGCCGCACGCACAGGAGATGGCGCTCTTCGACGTGTGGCGCGGCGCGCCCGGCGACCGCGACCGGATCGAGGCCCTGATCCAACGGGCAATCCGCGACCGCCGCTACGGCGCGATCGTGCTCGACGAACCGTGGTGGGGGACGCCCGACGACTTCGACGCGCACTACCGCCTCGCTGGCCCCGTGTTCGACCGCCCGCGCGTCTTCCTGCCCACAACGGGCTACCCCTCCCGGCCCGAGTACCTCTACCTCCGGCGCGACTGA
- the hppD gene encoding 4-hydroxyphenylpyruvate dioxygenase — MADSSQTLHTQGDGSSLAAVATEPNAQQTDATTAKAAGLRGAPDHVADDFLPINGTDYVEFYVGNAKQAAYYYAAAFGFEIVAYRGPETGHREAASYLLKQDKIRFVFTTALHSGHPIAHHVAKHGDGVKDIALWVDDATKSFEEVTKRGAVAVREPEVLEDEHGRVVVSAMGTYGDTIHTFVERKDYDGLFMPGFEAWENDDWKPEGVGLKYVDHCVGNVHLGDMNRFVEYYSETMGFRNIIAFTDSDIQTEYSSLMSKVMSNGNERIKFPINEPAKGKRKSQIDEYLDFYDGAGVQHVAMATDDILDTVSKLRSRGVQFLTVPTTYYDQLQGRVGTIDEPVDELAKLGILVDRDPDGYLLQIFTKPVEDRPTVFYEIIQRKGARTFGEGNFKALFEAIEREQERRGNL, encoded by the coding sequence ATGGCTGATTCCTCGCAGACCCTCCACACCCAGGGCGACGGCTCGTCCCTCGCCGCCGTCGCTACCGAGCCCAACGCCCAGCAGACCGACGCGACGACGGCGAAGGCCGCCGGGCTGCGCGGCGCGCCCGACCACGTCGCCGACGACTTCCTCCCGATCAACGGGACCGACTACGTCGAGTTCTACGTCGGGAACGCGAAGCAGGCGGCGTACTACTACGCCGCGGCGTTCGGCTTCGAGATCGTCGCCTACCGGGGGCCGGAGACGGGCCACCGCGAGGCCGCGAGCTATCTCCTCAAGCAGGACAAGATCCGGTTCGTCTTCACGACGGCGCTCCACTCCGGCCACCCGATTGCCCACCACGTCGCCAAGCACGGCGACGGCGTGAAGGACATCGCGCTGTGGGTGGACGACGCCACGAAATCGTTCGAGGAAGTCACCAAGCGCGGGGCCGTCGCGGTGCGCGAGCCCGAAGTGCTCGAAGACGAGCACGGCCGCGTCGTCGTCTCCGCGATGGGGACGTACGGGGACACGATCCACACGTTCGTCGAGCGGAAGGACTACGACGGCCTCTTCATGCCCGGCTTCGAGGCGTGGGAGAACGACGACTGGAAGCCGGAAGGCGTCGGGCTCAAATACGTCGACCACTGCGTCGGGAACGTCCACCTCGGCGACATGAACCGCTTCGTCGAGTACTACTCCGAGACGATGGGCTTCCGCAACATCATCGCCTTTACCGACTCCGACATCCAGACGGAGTACTCGTCGCTGATGTCGAAGGTGATGTCGAACGGGAACGAGCGGATCAAATTCCCGATCAACGAGCCCGCCAAGGGCAAGCGCAAGAGCCAGATCGACGAGTACCTCGACTTCTACGACGGCGCCGGCGTGCAGCACGTCGCGATGGCGACCGACGACATCCTCGATACGGTCTCGAAGCTCCGCAGCCGCGGCGTTCAGTTCCTCACCGTCCCGACGACGTACTACGACCAACTGCAAGGCCGAGTCGGCACGATCGACGAGCCCGTCGACGAGCTCGCCAAGCTCGGCATCCTCGTCGACCGCGACCCTGATGGCTACCTCCTGCAGATCTTTACGAAGCCCGTCGAGGACCGCCCGACCGTCTTCTACGAGATCATCCAGCGCAAGGGCGCGCGC
- a CDS encoding T9SS type A sorting domain-containing protein, translating to MLILRSALLLLACAATAAAQPFVIDDAVSGGGLSADGGDGIALAADGSRYVVGTFEGTATFGDVSVTSAGDSDIFLVKYDDDLDAVWARRAGTGVFNDFGGAVAVAPDGSVYATGFFTGIATFDGGDNPDGELTTFSDFDAFLAKYTPDGDLAWVRQAGGIGQDTGRDVAVDAEGNVYLVGGFDGTATFGDVMLTSAGSSDAFLAKYDSDGEVVWARRSGSDQGDLAYGVAVTDDGRAHVSGSFRGVALFGDLPIQSAGATDVFVVQYDTDGEPVWVEGVGADGSEFTRGGGIGLGPDGSVYVQGSFSNTILIASDVLESQGFTDIFVAKLTPEGNEVWGRRGGGDGTNFSAALAVDASGNALATGYVDGAGTFAGEPVTTQGRDGYLAVFDSEGGLVTVELLGGTGQDTGTGVAVNADRFAATGSFRGTASFGDLDLTSAGSSDVFVIGGPGQVAASSTLFVDADATGSETGLSWADAFTDLQDALALAAAIDFDTLAIWVAEGVYYPTDDSDRTVSFELQTGLALYGGFDGTEAELDQRNWATSETVLSGDIGASGEGSDNSFSVVRADSLAGAAILDGFTVASGHASGVGELSSGGGLRCTASVLSVRNTFFRDHTAASGAGAHLEGCSGLIFNVTFEDNLSTFLGTDDSIGGGGLVLKDSSPLIVNSRFIRNRCASVNFAAGGGVLITGSSPIFVNAEFYGNIADGADSCDGGAMLSRDSYIELINAAFVGNQCEDGFLSNRYSDLLIVNVGATRNQSGIVNSDGFEETLMVRVRNSVLWDNGGAEINEPFKVNVVLSHSVVQGGFDGPFVLNTDPLFAATPSSGPDSEWGTEDDNYGNLRLQEGSPAVGFGRQLFLPPDTFDLDGDGDTEERLPIDLDGGPRVLGNEIDLGAYESPFTVALEPGIGVPAENALGAAYPNPFRDLTTLALDITAAQDVTVEVFDVLGRRVATVHDGPLPVGAHRVVVEARGLPAGAYVVRAEGETFSQSQRVTVVR from the coding sequence ATGCTCATTCTCCGCTCCGCCCTCCTCCTCCTCGCCTGCGCCGCGACCGCCGCCGCGCAACCCTTCGTCATCGACGACGCGGTGAGCGGCGGCGGGCTGAGCGCCGACGGCGGCGACGGCATCGCCCTCGCGGCCGACGGCAGCCGCTACGTCGTCGGCACGTTCGAGGGAACCGCGACGTTCGGTGACGTGAGCGTCACGAGCGCGGGCGACAGCGACATCTTCCTCGTCAAGTACGACGACGACCTCGATGCCGTGTGGGCCCGCCGCGCCGGCACCGGCGTGTTCAACGACTTCGGCGGTGCCGTGGCCGTAGCCCCCGACGGCAGTGTCTATGCGACGGGCTTCTTCACCGGCATCGCCACCTTCGATGGCGGCGACAACCCGGACGGCGAGCTGACCACGTTCAGCGACTTCGACGCCTTCCTCGCCAAGTACACCCCCGACGGCGACCTCGCTTGGGTCCGGCAGGCGGGAGGCATCGGCCAAGACACGGGCCGCGACGTGGCGGTTGATGCCGAGGGCAACGTCTACCTCGTCGGCGGCTTCGACGGGACGGCCACGTTCGGCGACGTGATGCTCACGAGCGCCGGGTCGAGCGACGCCTTCCTCGCCAAGTACGACTCGGACGGCGAGGTCGTGTGGGCGCGGCGCAGCGGCTCCGACCAAGGCGACCTCGCCTACGGCGTCGCCGTCACCGACGACGGGCGGGCGCACGTCTCCGGCTCGTTCCGCGGCGTCGCTCTCTTCGGCGACCTCCCGATCCAGAGTGCCGGCGCGACCGACGTGTTCGTCGTGCAATACGACACCGACGGCGAACCTGTGTGGGTCGAGGGCGTCGGCGCGGACGGCTCCGAGTTCACGCGCGGCGGCGGCATCGGGCTCGGCCCCGACGGCAGCGTCTACGTGCAGGGCTCGTTCTCGAACACGATCCTCATCGCCTCCGACGTGCTCGAAAGCCAGGGCTTCACCGACATCTTCGTCGCCAAACTCACGCCCGAGGGGAATGAGGTCTGGGGACGGCGCGGCGGTGGCGACGGGACCAACTTCTCCGCCGCCCTCGCCGTAGACGCGAGCGGCAACGCCCTCGCCACGGGCTACGTCGACGGCGCTGGCACCTTCGCCGGCGAACCGGTCACGACGCAGGGCCGCGACGGCTACCTCGCCGTGTTCGACAGCGAGGGCGGCCTCGTCACCGTCGAACTCCTCGGCGGGACCGGGCAGGACACCGGCACCGGCGTCGCTGTCAACGCCGACCGGTTCGCCGCAACCGGCTCGTTCCGAGGCACAGCCAGTTTCGGCGACCTCGACCTCACAAGTGCCGGCAGCAGCGACGTGTTCGTGATCGGCGGCCCCGGCCAAGTCGCGGCCTCCTCCACCCTCTTCGTCGACGCCGACGCGACGGGGTCTGAGACAGGCCTCTCCTGGGCCGATGCCTTCACCGACCTGCAGGATGCCCTCGCCCTCGCCGCCGCCATCGACTTTGACACACTCGCCATCTGGGTCGCCGAGGGCGTTTACTACCCCACGGACGATAGCGACCGGACGGTGAGCTTCGAGCTACAGACTGGCCTCGCCCTGTATGGCGGGTTCGACGGCACCGAGGCTGAACTCGATCAGCGGAACTGGGCGACGAGTGAAACAGTGCTCAGCGGTGACATTGGCGCATCCGGAGAGGGCTCGGACAACAGCTTCAGCGTCGTCCGAGCCGACAGTTTAGCGGGGGCTGCCATCCTCGACGGGTTCACCGTCGCCTCCGGGCACGCATCAGGCGTGGGGGAATTATCCTCGGGCGGTGGCCTTAGATGCACTGCCTCGGTCCTTTCTGTCCGTAACACGTTCTTCCGTGACCACACAGCCGCCAGCGGCGCCGGCGCCCACCTCGAGGGTTGCTCAGGCCTCATCTTTAACGTCACCTTCGAGGATAACCTATCTACGTTTCTAGGGACGGATGACTCGATAGGTGGTGGTGGGCTCGTGCTAAAGGACAGTTCTCCGCTGATCGTAAACTCCCGCTTCATCCGTAATCGCTGTGCTTCGGTCAACTTCGCCGCGGGCGGAGGCGTGCTAATCACAGGCAGTTCCCCGATCTTCGTCAACGCCGAGTTCTATGGAAACATCGCTGACGGCGCCGACTCGTGCGATGGTGGCGCTATGCTATCTCGTGATAGCTATATCGAGCTAATCAACGCCGCGTTCGTGGGGAATCAGTGCGAAGATGGGTTCCTGTCTAATCGTTATAGCGATCTCCTCATCGTCAATGTGGGGGCGACGCGAAACCAGTCAGGGATCGTCAACAGCGACGGGTTCGAAGAGACTTTGATGGTCCGAGTTCGCAATTCGGTCTTGTGGGACAACGGGGGGGCCGAAATCAACGAGCCCTTCAAAGTAAACGTTGTCCTCTCACACTCAGTCGTTCAAGGGGGCTTCGATGGGCCATTCGTTCTCAACACCGATCCGCTCTTCGCTGCAACCCCATCGTCCGGTCCCGACTCCGAGTGGGGCACTGAGGACGACAATTATGGCAACCTCCGCCTCCAAGAAGGCTCTCCGGCCGTCGGTTTCGGCCGGCAGCTATTCCTCCCGCCCGACACCTTCGACCTCGACGGCGACGGCGACACCGAGGAGCGGTTGCCCATCGACCTCGACGGCGGACCGCGCGTGCTCGGTAATGAGATAGACCTCGGCGCGTACGAGAGCCCCTTCACTGTAGCCCTCGAACCCGGCATTGGCGTGCCTGCGGAAAACGCGCTGGGCGCTGCCTACCCCAACCCGTTCCGCGATCTGACTACGCTCGCGCTCGACATCACAGCGGCGCAGGACGTGACGGTGGAGGTGTTCGACGTGCTCGGGCGCCGCGTGGCGACGGTGCACGATGGGCCGCTTCCGGTCGGCGCACACCGCGTCGTTGTCGAAGCGCGGGGGCTTCCGGCGGGGGCGTACGTCGTCCGCGCCGAGGGCGAGACGTTCAGCCAATCGCAGCGCGTGACGGTCGTGCGCTAA
- a CDS encoding NUDIX hydrolase: MPNDTPSLSNEGRRWTTLSSAKLLERWWITLRADHVRLPSGVEMEEFHVAEYPDWALAVALTEDGQAVLVEQYRYAVDRVGLEFAAGVVHAGEPPLEAARRELLEETGYVANEWTALGRCAVEPSRHTNYGHLFVARGARRVGAPQLDETEDLRVRLVDAGDLAGLVERGEIVHGTHIAAVFWAMQRGLIGDGARSVDGG; the protein is encoded by the coding sequence ATGCCGAACGATACTCCGTCTCTCTCGAATGAGGGCCGACGCTGGACGACGCTCTCCTCAGCAAAGCTGTTGGAGCGGTGGTGGATCACGCTCCGCGCCGACCACGTCCGCCTCCCGAGCGGGGTCGAAATGGAGGAGTTCCACGTCGCGGAATATCCGGACTGGGCGCTCGCCGTCGCGCTGACGGAGGACGGGCAGGCCGTGCTCGTGGAGCAGTACCGCTACGCCGTGGACCGCGTGGGGCTGGAGTTCGCCGCCGGGGTCGTCCACGCGGGGGAGCCGCCCCTCGAAGCGGCTCGGCGTGAGTTGCTCGAAGAGACGGGCTACGTGGCCAACGAGTGGACGGCGCTCGGGCGATGCGCGGTGGAGCCGTCGCGCCACACGAACTACGGGCACCTCTTCGTCGCGCGCGGCGCGCGGCGCGTCGGCGCACCCCAACTCGACGAGACGGAGGACCTCCGCGTCCGGCTCGTCGACGCCGGTGATCTGGCGGGGCTCGTGGAGCGGGGCGAGATCGTGCACGGCACCCACATCGCGGCGGTGTTCTGGGCGATGCAGCGCGGGCTAATTGGCGACGGCGCGCGCTCGGTGGACGGGGGGTAG
- a CDS encoding iron-sulfur cluster assembly accessory protein has product MNTNVSPAPPSESTPSPVRRPSPVKLTDRAVTEVGRIIANKQIPEGYGLRVGVKGGGCSGMSYVLGFDKQREHDLEFDLDGIVVYMDKRHGLYLMGTVVDYHDGLDARGFVFENPNATQTCGCGSSFSA; this is encoded by the coding sequence ATGAACACGAACGTCTCCCCCGCCCCCCCGTCCGAGTCCACGCCGAGCCCGGTCCGCCGTCCGTCCCCGGTTAAGTTGACCGACCGCGCCGTGACTGAAGTCGGCCGGATCATCGCCAACAAGCAGATCCCCGAGGGCTACGGCCTCCGCGTCGGCGTGAAAGGCGGCGGGTGTTCGGGCATGAGCTACGTGCTCGGCTTCGACAAGCAGCGCGAACATGACCTCGAGTTCGACCTCGACGGCATCGTGGTCTACATGGACAAGCGCCACGGGCTCTACCTCATGGGCACGGTCGTCGACTACCACGATGGCCTCGACGCGCGGGGCTTCGTCTTTGAGAACCCCAACGCCACGCAGACGTGTGGCTGCGGGTCCAGCTTCAGCGCCTGA